Within Celeribacter marinus, the genomic segment CACCGCCCACCTTGAGCGCGCGGTAGCTCATCGCCCCCTCGCCGTTTACCGTACCCGCGATCAACGCCGCCCCTTCGCCCTTGGCCACGGGCAGCGGCTCGCCGGAGATCATCGCCTCGTCAACATGGCTGTCGCCGCTGATCACAACACCGTCCACCGCAACCTTTTCACCGGGACGCAGGTGCACAATATCACCCACGACAACCTCACCAATGGCCACATCAACAACCGCCCCGTCACGCTCTACGCGGGCTGTCACGGCCTTCATCCCGGCCAGTTTGCGAATGGCCTCGCCCGTGCGCCCCTTTGCGCGCGCTTCTAAATAGCGCCCCAACAAGATCAGCGTCACAATCACCGCCGCAGCCTCGAAATACACGTTTCGCGCGGCAGGCGGCAAATACCACGGTGCAAAAGTCGTCACGCACGAATAGGCAAACGCTGACCCCGCCCCCATCGCCACGAGCGAATTCATATCAGGCGCGCCGCGCAACAAGGCGGGAACCCCCTTTAAAAAGAACCCGCGCGCAGGGCCGATCAAGACGACCAATGTGAGCCAAAACTGGATAAGCCGCCATGTTTGGTGCTCCATCGCCCCCATAATCCAACCATGGACAGGCGGGTATAAATGCCCACCCATTTCAACGACGAACACCGGCAATGTGAAGGCAGCAGCAACGATTAACCGGCGCAAATAGCCGCGCGCCTCATCGGCTTTGCGATCCTCGTGTGGCGCATCTTGCGCGCGAGATCTGGCGGTGTACCCGACCCCCGCCACCGCGCCGCATAGGGCATCCGCGTCTGTTACTCCGGCTAAAACCGTAGCGCTCGCCGTTTCTGCCGCCAGATTGACCGATGCGGCGATCACGCCCTCAACATCCGCCAAAGCCCGCTCAACCCGCCCGACACATGAGGCGCACGACATGCCCTCGACATCGAGCACGATAGCCTCCGTTCGCGCGGGATAACCCGCTTTTTCCAAGGTTGCGACAATACTGGACATGTCCGCAGGCGCTTCAAACGTAATCTCCGCCGCCTCCACGGCAAGGTTCACATTGGCCGCATGAATGCCTTCGGCCGCCAAAAGAGCCCGCTCGACACGTCCCACGCAGGACGCGCAGGTCATTCCCTCAACGCTCAATCTGACGGAGTGCATGTTGGCCTCTTTCGGTTAAATTCCTTGCCCCACCTAGGTGTCTACGTCGCCACGCGTCAAGACGCAGCGCGACAAAGTGAACGCATTGCCTTTCACCGGCGATATGCTACTCATTTCAAAACATCAAAAGGAACCCGCTATGTCCGTGTTTTCAGTTCCCGATATGACGTGTGGCCATTGCAGCGCCTCCATCTTGCAGGCCCTCGAAGCTGTTGATGATGGCGTCGATATCGAGGTCGATATGGAGAACCGTGAAATTGATGTGCGCTCCAACGCCACAGACGCGGCTGTTCTGAAAGCCCTACAAGACGCCGGATACCCCGCCGAACTGCGTTCCTGAGCACGCCCACACGCCCCTTGTTCATTTATCTGCATTGCACGCGCGCGATGCCCGCGCAATAACGGTGCGTAAACCACGCAAGATGAACACGAGGGAGAGGCTGATGATCAAAGCCGACTGGATCGCTGTCGATTGGGGCACAACCGCCCTGCGCGCTTGGGCCATGAGCACAAGTGGCACTCTTCTGGCTGAGGCGCATTCCGAAAACGGGATGGGATCGCTTGATCCAGACGCATTTGAACCTGCACTTCTTGACCTCATCTCGGATTGGCTCCCTGCGGGCAAAACCCGCGTGATTGCATGTGGTATGGTTGGCGCGCGCCAAGGTTGGATTGAGGCTGATTACGCCCGCACACCCTGCGCCCCCACCGCCAGCATACTCACACACGCGCCGACCACCGATCCGCGCCTTGATGTGCGTATCCTTCCGGGGGTTTGCCAAATGTCACCCGCCGATGTGATGCGCGGCGAGGAAACCCAAATCGCTGGATTCCAAGCCCTCAATCCCGACTTTGACGGCGTAGTCGTCCTGCCCGGGAGCCACACCAAATGGGTCCATATGAGCGCGCGCGAAATCGTATCGTTCCAAACCGTGATGACAGGGGAAATGTTCGCGGCCCTGTCCAATCACACCGTATTGCGCCACTCTGTGACCTGCGATGACTGGGATGCGTCCGCCTTTGACAACGCGGTCGACGAGAGCCTGTCACGCCCTGAAAAGCTTGCCGCCAAACTGTTTTCGCTGCGCGCCGAGGGCTTGCTCAATGGCATGACCAACGCCACCGCCAAATCCCGCTTGTCCGGCCTCTTGATCGGCGCTGAAATTGCCGCGTGCAAACCGTACTGGCTCGGCCAACCTGTGGCGCTGATCGGCGACAAAAAACTGTGTGCGCTGTATGCGCGCGCTCTGAAACCCCAAGGCGTCGATGCCGTTATGACCGATGCCACGACGATGACCCTCGCAGGGCTCAAAGCCGCCCACGCCACACTGACGGAGTAACCTGACATGAGCCGACCTATTATTGCCATTCTGCGCGGCCTGACCCCACCCGAGGCGGTCGAAATCGCCGGCGCCCTCATCGACGCGGGCATCGACCGTATCGAGGTGCCGCTGAACTCCCCCGACCCTTTTGCGTCTATCAAAGCAATGGTCGATGCCTACGGTGATCGCGCCCTGATCGGTGCAGGCACCGTGTTGACCCTGTCGGACGTGGCCCAAGTCAAAGCGGCAGGGGGCAAACTCATTGTCTCACCCGATGCCAACCCCGACATTATCGCGGCCACCAAAGCCCACGGCATGCAATCGTTTCCCGGCGTCCTGACCCCCACCGAAATGTTCAGCGCTCTGCGCGCTGGTGCAGATGGGCTCAAAATCTTTCCCGCGTTCAAGCTGGGCATCGAGGGACTAAAAGCCGTAAAAGCCGTGCTGCCCGCCGACACCGATGTGTACGCCGTAGGCGGTGTCGACCCTGACGATTTCGCCGACTGGATTGCCGCCGGTGCCGCAGGCTTTGGCATGGGGTCCGCACTTTATAAACCTGGGTTTACCGCCGACGAGGTCGCATCACGCGCCCGCGCCATGGTAGCCGCCTATGATGAGGCCGTGAAATGAGCTATTACATTTATGATGAAACCCGTTGCGAGCTTGGTGAGGGGCCACTGTGGCACCCTATCCGCAATCAACTGTTTTGGTTCGACATCATGGGCATGCGTCTGCACACCCGCGTGAATGACGAAACGGTCACATGGCAATTCGACGAATATGTCTCTGCGGCGGGCTGGGTCGACGAGAACACGCTCCTGATGGCCTCCGAAACATCGCTGTCGACCTTTGACATAGCGACGGGCGAAACCTCCTTTGTGTGTGCGCTTGAGGCCGACAATCCAGACACACGGTCCAACGATGGCCGCGCCGACCCCCAAGGCGGGTTCTGGATTGGCACGATGGGCAAAGCCTCACAGGAGAAAGCGGGGTCGATCTACCGCTACTACCGTGGCACTCTGCGCAAGCTGTTTGGCGACATCACGATCACCAACTCCATCTGCTTTTCTCCGGATGGGACAACCGCCTATTTTTGCGATACGCGCACCGATCAAATCATGCGGGTAGCACTCAATGATGACGGATGGCCGCACGGCAAACCCGAGGTATTTATCGCAAACGCCAACCACCCAGACGGATCCGTTGTTGATGCGGACGGCAACCTGTGGAACGCACAATGGGGATCATACCGCGTGTGCGGTTACGCCCCAACGGGTGAGGTTCTGCGCTATATCGACGTGGGCGGACTGCAATCGTCATGCCCTGCGTTTGGCGGCGCAGATGGCACCACGATGTTCGTGACATCCGCACAGCAAAACCTCACCGATGACGACCGCGCCAAAAGCGATGAACACGGTGCGGTTTTTGCCATCGACAACGTGGCAAAGGGCCAAAAAGAACATCAGGTCTTTCTATGAGACGCCCCTTTGGCACAACGCCGGATGGGCGCGCTGTTGAGGCGGTATCGCTACACGCGGGCGATCTAAGCGTCACCCTTTTGACCCTTGGCGCAGCGATCCATGATGTGCGCCTCAAAGGGGTGCCATACCCGCTTACGTTGGGGGCCACGGACATTGCAGCCTACGCAGGACCGATGACCTATTTCGGCGCGCTCGTAGGCCCCGTCGCCAACCGCATTGCAGGGGCGTCCGCACCGCTCAATGGCGATCTTCTCAGCTTTGAGGCCAATGAAGGCACCACATGTCTGCATGGCGGACCTCATGGGATGCACACAGAAGTGTGGCAGATCGAAAGCGCGACAGATAACGCTGTGACGATGACGCTCGAGCTGCCCGATGGCACAGGCGGGTTTACCGGAAATCGCACTGTAAAAGCACGCTTTTCATTGGATGCCCCCGCACACCTGCGTTTGGTGATCGAGGCCGAAACAGACAAAGACACCTATATCAATATCGCCAACCATTCCTATTGGTCCCTCGATGGCACACCCACAATTACGGGGCATATATTGACCATCCCCGCAGACCGCTACACACCCGTTGATCGCGCCCTCATCCCCACGGGCGTAGCAGACGTGCACGGCACAGACTTTGACTTTCGTTCTGGCCGCGCGGTGGGCGACGGAACACCGCGCATCGACCACAACCTGTGCCTGTCCGATGCACCACGCGACACCCTACAGCACGCGTGCACACTCACGGGGCAAAGCGGTGTCACACTGCGGATCGACACCACCGAGCCGGGCTTGCAAGTCTATGACGCGGGGAAGCAATCCTCGGCGCCCTGTATCGGGCTGACCGGAAAACCCTACGGCGCGTTTTGCGGCATGGCTTTGGAGCCGCAACGCTGGCCAGACGGGCCGAACCAAACGGGGTTCCCCACCTGTCGGTTGAACGCGGGCGATGTCTACCGCCAAGAAACCGTCTGGAGCTTTTCCAAAGCGTGATCACGCATAGCCCAAGGCGCGCAGGTTTTAGCGCGCCTTGGGAACGCTACGAAAATCCACCGCCCCCTGGCGTTTCCATCACGAACACGCCCCCTGAGGGGAGATCAATTTCGTCATTGCCGCGCAATTCGACGCGGCGGCCATTTGGCAAAATGGCGTAGTTCACGCCCACGTGCCCCCCCTGCGCGCCACCAACCCCAAAGGGCGCAATGATGCGGTGCGACGATAACGTTGTGACGGTCACAGGCTCTAAAAACCGCAATCGGCGCACCGCGCCGCACCCGCCACACTGCGCCCCAATACCGCCAGATCCGTGGCGAATAGACATCTCTTCAAGCCGGACAGGAAACCGCGCCTCAAGGATTTCGGGATCGGTCATCCGCGTATTGGTCATATGACTTTGCACCGCGTCACATCCGTCAAAATCCGGCCCCGCCCCTGTCCCGCCGGCAATCGTCTCGTAGTTCTGAAACCGCGCATTGCCCCACACGAAATTATTCATCGTCCCTTGGCTCGCGGCAATCACACCAAGCGCGCCGAACAGCGCATTACACGCCGCCTGAGACACCTCCGTATTGCCCGCAATCACCGCCGCAGGAGCACGTGGGTTCAACATCGACCCCTCGGGCACGATGATATCAATTGGCGCCAGACACCCCTCATTGAGCGGGATATTTTTGCCGACAAGCGTGCGAAACACGTAGAGCACAACAGCGCGCGAAATCGAAAGGGGCGCATTAAAATTGCCCGTGTGCTGCGCACTTGTCCCTGTAAAATCCACCGTGGCGCGCCGCGCCGCGCGGTCCACGCGCACCGCCACTTTGATCTGCGCGCCATCATCCATCGGATAGGTAAATGCGCCATCAGACAAGCGGTCTATCACTGCGCGCACCGAGGCCTCTGCATTGTCTTGGACATGACCCATATAGGCGGTGACGACCTCGACCCCGTAGCGTGCAACAACGTCGAGCAAGGCGCGCTTGCCCGTTTCATTCGCGGCCACTTGCGCCTGAAGATCGGCAATGTTTTGATCGATGTTGCGTGCGGGGTATCGCGCCGCGGCCAAGACCGTGCGCATCAACTCCTCTTGGAATTCACCCGCCGCGACAAGCCGCTCGTTGTCGATCAAAACCCCCTCTTCGTCGATGGTGCGACTGTCGGGCGGGGCCGATCCGGGGGTGCGCCCGCCGATGTCCGCATGATGCCCGCGCGCACCGAGCCAAAAGGCAGGTTTGCCCGCGACAAACACAGGGCTGACCACAGTGACATCGGGCAAGTGCGTCCCGCCGCGATAGGGTGAATTGAGTACAAACGCATCGCCATCAGCGGCGTCGGCATTAAGTCGGATTATCGTCTGAATACTGTCG encodes:
- a CDS encoding 2-dehydro-3-deoxy-6-phosphogalactonate aldolase, with product MSRPIIAILRGLTPPEAVEIAGALIDAGIDRIEVPLNSPDPFASIKAMVDAYGDRALIGAGTVLTLSDVAQVKAAGGKLIVSPDANPDIIAATKAHGMQSFPGVLTPTEMFSALRAGADGLKIFPAFKLGIEGLKAVKAVLPADTDVYAVGGVDPDDFADWIAAGAAGFGMGSALYKPGFTADEVASRARAMVAAYDEAVK
- a CDS encoding aldose epimerase family protein — translated: MRRPFGTTPDGRAVEAVSLHAGDLSVTLLTLGAAIHDVRLKGVPYPLTLGATDIAAYAGPMTYFGALVGPVANRIAGASAPLNGDLLSFEANEGTTCLHGGPHGMHTEVWQIESATDNAVTMTLELPDGTGGFTGNRTVKARFSLDAPAHLRLVIEAETDKDTYINIANHSYWSLDGTPTITGHILTIPADRYTPVDRALIPTGVADVHGTDFDFRSGRAVGDGTPRIDHNLCLSDAPRDTLQHACTLTGQSGVTLRIDTTEPGLQVYDAGKQSSAPCIGLTGKPYGAFCGMALEPQRWPDGPNQTGFPTCRLNAGDVYRQETVWSFSKA
- a CDS encoding SMP-30/gluconolactonase/LRE family protein; translation: MSYYIYDETRCELGEGPLWHPIRNQLFWFDIMGMRLHTRVNDETVTWQFDEYVSAAGWVDENTLLMASETSLSTFDIATGETSFVCALEADNPDTRSNDGRADPQGGFWIGTMGKASQEKAGSIYRYYRGTLRKLFGDITITNSICFSPDGTTAYFCDTRTDQIMRVALNDDGWPHGKPEVFIANANHPDGSVVDADGNLWNAQWGSYRVCGYAPTGEVLRYIDVGGLQSSCPAFGGADGTTMFVTSAQQNLTDDDRAKSDEHGAVFAIDNVAKGQKEHQVFL
- a CDS encoding heavy-metal-associated domain-containing protein gives rise to the protein MSVFSVPDMTCGHCSASILQALEAVDDGVDIEVDMENREIDVRSNATDAAVLKALQDAGYPAELRS
- a CDS encoding 2-dehydro-3-deoxygalactonokinase, whose protein sequence is MIKADWIAVDWGTTALRAWAMSTSGTLLAEAHSENGMGSLDPDAFEPALLDLISDWLPAGKTRVIACGMVGARQGWIEADYARTPCAPTASILTHAPTTDPRLDVRILPGVCQMSPADVMRGEETQIAGFQALNPDFDGVVVLPGSHTKWVHMSAREIVSFQTVMTGEMFAALSNHTVLRHSVTCDDWDASAFDNAVDESLSRPEKLAAKLFSLRAEGLLNGMTNATAKSRLSGLLIGAEIAACKPYWLGQPVALIGDKKLCALYARALKPQGVDAVMTDATTMTLAGLKAAHATLTE